The Petrocella atlantisensis genome has a window encoding:
- a CDS encoding prepilin peptidase, producing MTYIYVVLIGGITGYYLSNKKEGMRSKILWILSATLISFGLHFLCAYQFEDKTAYLIYYLTSILLLTLSCMDYRELYVPMDLILIGGILGLYLNMTSQALNGWMNLVSALVTLLVLGILSRLSKGGFGEGDAYVMALIALFYGGFYIVILGMMALVLSGVVSMICLVSGKADRKTLLPFVPFLAVGHLFLVWV from the coding sequence ATGACATATATATACGTAGTACTTATCGGGGGAATCACAGGTTATTATCTTAGTAATAAAAAAGAAGGAATGAGATCTAAAATATTATGGATTTTAAGTGCAACCCTTATAAGTTTTGGCTTGCATTTTCTATGTGCGTATCAATTCGAAGATAAAACAGCCTACTTAATCTACTATCTGACATCAATTCTGTTACTAACGCTAAGTTGTATGGATTATAGAGAACTGTATGTGCCTATGGATCTTATACTTATTGGTGGAATCTTAGGTCTTTATCTGAACATGACATCGCAGGCGCTAAATGGATGGATGAATCTGGTGAGTGCCTTGGTAACATTATTGGTACTTGGTATTTTGAGTCGTTTATCAAAAGGTGGGTTTGGTGAAGGTGATGCCTATGTTATGGCACTGATAGCCTTGTTTTACGGTGGCTTCTACATTGTGATTTTAGGTATGATGGCTTTGGTACTTTCAGGTGTTGTTAGCATGATATGTTTAGTATCTGGTAAAGCTGACCGTAAGACCCTTTTGCCATTTGTACCCTTTCTTGCTGTTGGTCATTTATTTTTGGTTTGGGTTTAG
- a CDS encoding TVP38/TMEM64 family protein codes for MDIDTVALTEQYELVLEFVARFAQYGPFAGILLAMVEAFFPPLPLVVFVTINVLAYGFWQGYLYSFIGTFIGSWLVFLIIRRFGHSRFSRLVHKSRRFDNLLHWIKEKGFVPIFVMLAFPFTPSIIVCGLAGLADVKKDEYFFALLFGKLVMVFSLSFIGYNVGSFISKPYKSILLILLTVVVSLVGKKIIALYEKKIEKKRFKKHRKV; via the coding sequence ATGGACATTGATACAGTCGCATTAACGGAACAATATGAGCTGGTTTTAGAATTTGTTGCCAGATTTGCTCAGTACGGACCATTTGCAGGTATCCTTTTAGCGATGGTTGAGGCTTTTTTTCCGCCATTACCCTTGGTCGTATTTGTCACCATCAATGTTTTGGCTTATGGGTTTTGGCAAGGCTATTTATATTCTTTCATCGGTACATTTATCGGTTCATGGCTCGTCTTTTTAATAATCCGAAGATTTGGACATAGCCGTTTTAGTCGACTGGTGCATAAGAGCAGACGCTTTGATAACTTGTTGCATTGGATTAAAGAAAAAGGCTTTGTTCCTATTTTTGTAATGCTTGCATTTCCTTTTACCCCCTCCATTATTGTTTGCGGCTTGGCAGGTCTGGCAGATGTGAAGAAGGATGAATATTTCTTTGCGCTATTATTTGGAAAACTCGTCATGGTTTTTTCTTTGAGTTTTATTGGTTATAATGTTGGGTCCTTTATTTCAAAGCCATATAAATCAATTTTATTAATTCTTCTAACGGTTGTGGTATCTTTAGTAGGTAAAAAAATAATCGCTTTGTATGAAAAGAAAATAGAAAAAAAAAGATTCAAAAAACACAGAAAAGTATAA
- a CDS encoding LytR/AlgR family response regulator transcription factor, whose translation MTLLILEDEPEISEQIKEAVSIKKLFDQVLEATTIKEALNMSKKNEVSIFIVDLLLPDGNGYGFIEAIRKLPQYELTWVVIVTGVKEPTENILDAYNNSKCNRYIRKPFSMNYLTDMLEELMYKKVIVQDQLTKLKIRRKSRDYFFDHNEIVYIETVDKVAYIYTKNDRHPIGRVTLSELEEQLPKEQFIRVHRSYIVNLLFIDYVNKNNSQSMIKIKHYDNMIPIGRTYKENYNLLL comes from the coding sequence ATGACATTATTGATTTTAGAGGATGAACCGGAGATCAGCGAGCAGATTAAAGAAGCGGTATCTATTAAGAAACTTTTTGATCAAGTTCTTGAAGCAACCACGATTAAAGAAGCCTTAAATATGTCCAAAAAGAACGAAGTCAGTATATTTATCGTAGATTTATTATTGCCGGACGGGAATGGCTATGGGTTTATTGAAGCCATTAGAAAATTACCTCAGTACGAGTTAACTTGGGTTGTCATTGTTACAGGTGTTAAAGAGCCAACGGAGAATATCTTGGATGCTTATAACAATTCTAAGTGTAACCGCTATATAAGAAAACCCTTTTCCATGAATTATCTTACAGATATGTTAGAAGAACTCATGTATAAAAAAGTAATTGTTCAAGATCAGTTGACCAAGCTTAAAATCAGACGTAAGTCAAGGGACTATTTCTTTGATCATAATGAGATTGTCTATATTGAGACGGTGGATAAGGTTGCTTATATTTACACAAAAAACGACAGACATCCAATAGGACGTGTTACGCTCAGTGAACTAGAGGAGCAGTTGCCAAAGGAGCAATTTATTCGTGTTCATCGAAGTTATATTGTCAATCTCTTGTTTATTGACTATGTGAATAAGAACAACAGTCAAAGTATGATCAAAATCAAACACTATGATAATATGATACCAATTGGACGCACCTACAAGGAAAATTATAATTTATTGCTGTAA
- a CDS encoding glycosyltransferase family 4 protein yields the protein MKVLYDYQIFRTQRYGGISRYFTNLIQWSDKENVVVPVFHSKNYYFNKLNDNFDHKYESMLVEKVNNWISKYLTRRTLRKHQIDIFHPTNYDSYFLRYLKNEKVIITVHDLGRELFPQYYGNIAIFLEEKKKLILAADHIIAVSNNTKEDLIRYYDINPDKITVVYHGLPLRFGKVNITLRGLPERYILFVGQRTDNKNFKLFLEAMSKVLVEDETLNLLCVGGGEFTENERKEIAGLGISKQVGQRNLNDEVLAACYRQALAFVYPSIYEGFGIPILEAFTMKCPTILSDIGSFREVAQDAGIYFNPNDVSMIKAQIKWVLDPDNKSKIEEKIKLGTKIAHSFTLDNTYEKTYEVYEEVLKEKL from the coding sequence ATGAAAGTATTATACGATTATCAAATATTTAGGACACAACGCTATGGTGGTATATCCAGATATTTTACCAATTTGATTCAATGGTCAGATAAAGAAAATGTTGTTGTACCGGTTTTTCATTCCAAAAATTATTACTTCAATAAGTTGAATGATAATTTTGATCATAAATATGAGAGCATGTTGGTTGAGAAAGTTAATAATTGGATTTCGAAATATTTGACAAGGAGAACCTTGCGTAAGCATCAGATAGATATCTTTCATCCAACAAATTATGACAGCTATTTTTTAAGATATCTAAAGAATGAGAAAGTAATCATCACTGTCCACGACTTAGGTAGAGAGCTATTTCCTCAATATTATGGGAATATAGCTATCTTTTTGGAAGAAAAGAAAAAGTTGATCCTAGCTGCAGACCATATAATTGCAGTTTCTAATAATACAAAAGAAGACTTAATCCGTTATTATGATATCAATCCGGATAAGATTACAGTTGTTTATCATGGACTACCCTTAAGATTTGGAAAAGTGAACATAACCTTAAGAGGACTGCCGGAGCGTTATATCCTCTTTGTGGGACAGAGAACAGATAACAAAAACTTCAAATTATTTTTGGAAGCGATGTCAAAAGTTTTAGTAGAAGATGAAACACTGAATCTGCTATGTGTTGGTGGTGGTGAGTTCACAGAAAATGAACGAAAAGAAATTGCTGGACTTGGTATCAGTAAACAAGTGGGTCAACGTAATCTAAACGATGAAGTATTGGCTGCTTGTTATCGGCAAGCTTTGGCCTTTGTCTACCCTTCTATATATGAAGGCTTTGGTATACCGATACTTGAGGCATTCACAATGAAATGTCCCACTATATTAAGCGATATTGGTAGTTTTAGAGAAGTGGCACAAGATGCCGGTATCTACTTTAACCCCAACGATGTATCTATGATAAAAGCACAGATAAAATGGGTGCTAGATCCTGACAACAAAAGCAAAATCGAAGAGAAAATTAAGCTGGGTACCAAGATCGCTCACAGCTTTACCCTAGATAATACCTACGAAAAGACATATGAAGTCTATGAAGAAGTACTTAAGGAAAAGTTGTAG
- a CDS encoding nitroreductase family protein, whose amino-acid sequence MIRLLVNRRSIRKYKTQKVECEKVDKLLTAALLAPSSRGRKPWGFLVVDDEDILKQLSQAKEHGSQFISKVPQVIVVFGDTMVSDMCVEDCSIAATYIQLEAERLGLGSCWVQIRERLTKKGTSSEGYVKALLSIPDHFMVEAIIAIGYPDEEKIPHNLDELDVHKVHYNKYKIMYPGHY is encoded by the coding sequence ATGATTCGTTTATTGGTGAATCGACGAAGCATTAGAAAGTACAAGACTCAAAAAGTAGAATGTGAGAAAGTGGATAAGCTTCTAACAGCGGCTTTACTTGCACCCAGTTCTAGAGGAAGAAAACCTTGGGGTTTTCTGGTGGTGGACGATGAGGATATCCTTAAACAATTGTCACAGGCGAAAGAGCATGGATCCCAGTTTATTAGTAAGGTACCCCAGGTTATTGTGGTCTTTGGAGATACAATGGTCAGTGATATGTGTGTTGAAGATTGTTCTATTGCAGCTACTTATATTCAACTCGAAGCTGAACGCCTTGGTCTAGGTAGCTGTTGGGTTCAGATTAGAGAAAGATTAACTAAGAAGGGTACTTCTTCAGAGGGATATGTGAAGGCACTTTTATCCATACCGGATCATTTCATGGTCGAAGCGATTATAGCCATTGGCTATCCGGATGAGGAAAAAATACCGCATAATTTAGATGAACTCGATGTTCACAAAGTACATTATAACAAGTACAAAATCATGTACCCAGGTCATTACTAA
- a CDS encoding DUF2156 domain-containing protein, which yields MELKPLTIEDQEILTPYIDKRSIPNCEYCFATLYLWNKRYNIRYAKFEHYILLIEEFEGKTYAIMPLCEESYFKEATETLIDYFHSLDLPVEILVTDEIYKDFIEENYKDQFEITTNRDQYDYLYDAEALRTLKGKKLGKKRNHLNSFKKEYEGRWHYEEIYSDKNREICEFVNGWADDKDEDAGMLADELVGVCKAIEQMEKLDVKVGAIYIDDELKAVTIGSLMNHNREAVIHIEKADPEVRGLYQAINQEFLIHAYPDVDFVNREDDLGLEGLRKSKLSYYPIDLVKKYNIREKL from the coding sequence ATGGAATTAAAACCTCTAACCATTGAAGATCAGGAAATATTAACACCCTACATTGATAAAAGATCCATCCCAAATTGTGAATACTGTTTTGCCACCCTATATTTGTGGAATAAAAGATACAACATACGCTACGCTAAATTTGAGCATTATATACTGTTGATTGAAGAATTTGAAGGCAAGACCTATGCGATCATGCCACTTTGTGAAGAAAGCTATTTTAAAGAAGCCACAGAAACCTTAATTGATTATTTTCACAGTTTAGATCTACCGGTTGAAATCTTGGTGACAGATGAAATATATAAAGATTTTATTGAAGAAAACTATAAAGATCAGTTTGAAATAACTACAAATAGAGATCAATATGATTATCTCTATGATGCAGAGGCCTTAAGAACACTTAAAGGTAAAAAACTTGGTAAGAAAAGAAACCATTTAAATAGCTTTAAAAAAGAATATGAAGGCAGATGGCATTATGAAGAGATTTATAGTGACAAAAATCGTGAAATCTGTGAATTTGTAAATGGTTGGGCAGATGACAAAGATGAGGATGCGGGCATGCTTGCAGATGAACTTGTTGGTGTCTGTAAGGCTATCGAACAAATGGAAAAGTTGGATGTTAAGGTGGGTGCAATATACATTGACGATGAGTTAAAAGCGGTCACCATAGGCTCGTTAATGAATCATAATAGGGAAGCAGTCATACATATTGAAAAGGCGGATCCGGAAGTTCGAGGTCTTTACCAAGCCATTAATCAGGAATTCTTAATTCATGCCTATCCGGATGTTGATTTTGTCAATCGAGAAGATGACTTGGGACTTGAAGGACTTAGAAAATCTAAGTTAAGTTATTATCCTATAGACTTAGTTAAGAAGTATAACATTCGTGAAAAACTGTAA
- the ispF gene encoding 2-C-methyl-D-erythritol 2,4-cyclodiphosphate synthase → MRIGMGYDVHRLVVGRDLIIGGVTIPHTYGLLGHSDADVLTHAIMDSLLGAMALGDIGKHFPDTDNNYKGANSIKLLEEVREIMTSNGYEIVNLDATIIAQAPKMAPHILEMRKIIGKTLNTSIDNINIKATTEEGLGFTGEEKGISAQSICLLMSKA, encoded by the coding sequence ATGAGAATTGGCATGGGATATGATGTGCACAGATTGGTTGTAGGCAGAGACTTGATAATAGGTGGTGTGACGATTCCTCATACCTATGGACTCTTGGGACATAGTGACGCGGATGTATTGACCCATGCCATTATGGACAGTCTACTAGGTGCCATGGCTTTAGGCGATATAGGCAAGCACTTTCCGGATACAGATAATAACTATAAGGGAGCGAACAGTATCAAGCTTCTTGAAGAAGTTAGAGAAATCATGACGTCTAATGGCTATGAGATTGTAAACCTCGATGCTACAATTATTGCACAGGCACCAAAAATGGCACCCCATATCCTTGAGATGCGCAAGATCATTGGAAAAACACTGAATACAAGCATAGACAATATCAATATAAAAGCAACAACAGAAGAGGGACTCGGTTTTACCGGAGAAGAAAAAGGTATTAGTGCCCAATCCATCTGTTTGTTGATGTCAAAGGCGTGA
- a CDS encoding LiaF transmembrane domain-containing protein, whose product MNKMRVSGSTVFGIILIAVGIISLLSSLGYVESWDVYSTFWPLILILLGIKHLVDYQSSNLFGLILILIGTLFQLDNLNIMYFNNLSVGEMIIPMLIILIGLSFIIPKGDERKKKTVIKEPESTKVEETKVEETVVEETTVQEKVDEKDITIE is encoded by the coding sequence ATGAATAAAATGAGAGTATCGGGTAGTACTGTATTTGGTATTATTCTTATAGCCGTCGGTATTATTTCGTTGTTAAGCAGCTTAGGTTATGTCGAGTCTTGGGATGTTTACAGCACATTTTGGCCGCTTATACTTATATTATTGGGTATTAAGCATTTGGTGGATTATCAATCCTCCAACTTATTTGGTTTAATACTAATTTTAATTGGTACTTTATTTCAGTTAGATAATTTGAACATCATGTATTTTAATAATTTAAGTGTAGGAGAAATGATTATTCCTATGTTGATCATTCTCATAGGTCTAAGCTTTATCATACCAAAAGGTGATGAACGCAAAAAGAAAACGGTTATAAAAGAACCGGAATCAACAAAAGTGGAAGAAACAAAAGTGGAAGAAACAGTGGTTGAAGAAACGACAGTTCAAGAAAAAGTAGATGAAAAAGATATAACAATCGAATAG
- a CDS encoding M23 family metallopeptidase, translating to MKIIHIIMMVLFLSIMTGCSTPLALEDLVEATVYFPESDENLIAVDTLTREDGLDDVFIHLVDQPVKAQSIKPDLIYLLDLDTLRGIMQFDLSFDLTNKEARAQNINGTYVIPFEWVDMYLEKLPILNHFSYLMPSTPRLVINDTTIDYAYNQDWKLHPTDNVTYDIKDQTTHHETYYTETDAIDISIEFNRRTPNQLLLAIDNGKEETTYTLDNMHNLPVPDQSGHYTYTLMAVWDDASLGYTGKINYIFGLDLHLEESLHLNKTTFEPGDSIGVLIEQPFGLDYRIETPVFKNTIGIFNYEDALVALVPIDSRTTPGTYSLSLYEASTNTLIETTQYQIVEKIFETQQLSVSASTASLRSDENAKKDAEKFKNAKTYSVGEKLWDGPFVQPVEGRISTEYSVIRYVNSGTESSRHTAIDIAAPQGTPIKAAHNGIVTFSSDLIISGNVVVLDHGLGLFTTYVHMHKIYVEDGQEVKKGDIIGEVGTTGYSTGPHLHFAVSKSGVNLNPWKFMAEDPLVFPTWNKTP from the coding sequence ATGAAAATAATTCATATAATCATGATGGTACTCTTCCTGTCGATTATGACCGGCTGTAGCACACCCCTGGCTTTGGAGGACCTTGTAGAAGCTACTGTCTACTTCCCTGAGTCCGACGAAAATCTAATAGCCGTTGATACTCTAACTCGTGAAGATGGTTTAGACGATGTATTTATACATCTTGTGGATCAACCTGTAAAAGCACAGAGCATCAAACCTGATCTTATCTATCTACTGGACCTAGATACCCTTCGTGGTATCATGCAATTTGATTTGAGCTTCGACCTAACAAATAAAGAAGCACGAGCACAAAACATAAATGGCACTTATGTGATACCTTTTGAATGGGTCGATATGTATCTGGAAAAATTACCCATTCTGAATCATTTTTCTTATCTGATGCCTTCTACACCTCGACTTGTCATAAATGATACAACCATTGACTATGCTTATAATCAAGATTGGAAACTCCATCCAACAGATAATGTGACTTATGATATCAAAGACCAGACGACCCATCATGAAACCTATTATACCGAAACCGATGCGATTGATATTTCTATAGAATTTAATCGTAGGACCCCAAATCAGCTTCTCTTAGCCATTGACAATGGAAAAGAAGAGACTACCTACACCCTTGATAACATGCATAATTTACCTGTCCCAGATCAATCGGGTCACTATACTTATACCTTAATGGCTGTTTGGGATGATGCGTCTTTAGGTTATACGGGTAAAATTAATTATATTTTCGGACTGGACCTTCATCTTGAAGAATCCTTACATCTAAATAAAACAACTTTTGAGCCAGGAGACAGTATTGGGGTTCTCATTGAACAACCTTTTGGTCTGGATTATAGAATCGAAACACCTGTATTTAAGAATACCATTGGCATTTTTAATTACGAGGATGCACTCGTTGCACTTGTGCCTATCGACAGCAGAACAACACCCGGTACCTATAGCTTAAGCTTATATGAAGCATCCACCAATACACTAATTGAAACCACTCAATACCAGATTGTCGAAAAAATATTTGAAACTCAGCAACTTTCCGTCAGCGCTTCCACGGCTTCTCTTAGATCCGATGAAAATGCCAAAAAAGATGCAGAAAAGTTCAAAAATGCAAAAACCTATTCTGTTGGTGAAAAACTATGGGATGGCCCATTTGTGCAACCTGTAGAAGGTCGCATATCCACTGAATACTCCGTCATTCGGTATGTTAATAGTGGAACGGAAAGCTCCAGACATACTGCCATCGATATAGCCGCACCTCAGGGCACACCCATCAAAGCGGCTCATAACGGTATCGTCACCTTCTCCTCTGACCTTATCATATCCGGTAATGTGGTTGTATTAGACCATGGGTTAGGTCTCTTTACAACCTATGTACACATGCATAAAATCTATGTAGAGGATGGTCAAGAGGTGAAAAAAGGAGATATTATCGGCGAGGTCGGTACCACCGGTTATTCAACCGGTCCTCATCTACACTTTGCTGTATCCAAAAGCGGTGTTAATCTAAATCCATGGAAGTTCATGGCAGAAGACCCACTTGTTTTTCCCACTTGGAATAAAACACCTTAA
- a CDS encoding FUSC family protein, whose translation MKLLNYILINKEARLFDTKEFLLKAFVAVLIGSFVGESIPYVSKDMISVLFGMMLTLEPVNLTGIRSGFKQVEASVIGALITGIILSVLGYNPWSVALSVTVTLYVSLVINWRQFSVVAVFTSIYMAQYVQLDLLGNPSEFETFKLRITALITGVAIAMFVNLLFSLMGYKHMMEKRIFHLLEQISKKTKAIYQMLSLHNYEDAHKIMKDYGDLFNNLNWINGTIMDYQKDFFTFKNEQKSVKLEKIIKMTTLLREMSHITYDICFRLSKGDHGYKEPEFVECFEHILHRMDQLLEKLDCIIHNKDVTSVIVVGSRDKSHETLKLLNENIEHMDHLLTHYL comes from the coding sequence ATGAAGTTGTTGAACTATATTCTAATTAATAAAGAAGCAAGGCTCTTTGATACGAAAGAATTTTTGTTAAAGGCCTTTGTAGCGGTTTTAATAGGATCTTTTGTAGGCGAAAGCATCCCATATGTGTCAAAAGACATGATTTCAGTACTTTTCGGTATGATGCTAACTTTAGAGCCTGTAAATCTAACAGGTATACGAAGTGGTTTCAAACAAGTCGAAGCATCCGTTATTGGTGCATTGATAACAGGCATCATCTTATCGGTATTAGGTTATAATCCTTGGTCAGTAGCGCTGTCTGTAACGGTCACCTTATATGTAAGTCTAGTAATTAATTGGCGCCAGTTTTCAGTTGTGGCTGTTTTTACATCGATTTATATGGCCCAGTATGTACAGTTAGACTTGCTAGGCAATCCAAGTGAATTTGAGACATTTAAGCTTAGAATTACGGCTTTGATAACGGGTGTTGCCATTGCCATGTTTGTGAATCTGCTATTTTCTTTAATGGGTTACAAGCATATGATGGAAAAAAGAATATTTCATCTATTAGAACAGATCAGTAAAAAAACAAAGGCAATCTACCAAATGTTGAGTCTTCATAATTACGAGGATGCTCATAAAATCATGAAAGATTATGGTGATTTGTTTAATAATCTTAACTGGATTAACGGAACAATTATGGATTATCAAAAAGACTTTTTTACCTTTAAAAATGAACAAAAGAGTGTTAAGCTTGAGAAAATTATAAAAATGACGACATTACTCAGGGAAATGTCTCACATTACATATGACATATGTTTTAGATTGTCCAAAGGTGATCATGGATACAAGGAACCTGAATTTGTAGAATGTTTTGAACACATCCTTCATCGTATGGATCAACTTTTAGAAAAACTGGACTGCATCATTCACAATAAAGATGTCACAAGTGTTATTGTGGTGGGATCAAGAGACAAATCCCATGAAACCCTAAAACTGCTAAATGAGAATATCGAGCATATGGATCATTTATTAACCCATTATTTGTAG
- a CDS encoding GNAT family N-acetyltransferase, which translates to MIRRLNENDKDKAIKLWQEIFIEDGPSLVAYYFDTHIKIDQVVGYLEGDVLVAMAHLNPYQLMWQGCLYNTYYVVGVATKQSHRRQGLMRKMMTWVLRDRYEAGDVFSVLMPIDSRLYDQFGYGFIQDVALYKFKYENLNRKKRTVPNEVIDVETSIQLLPIYNTYKKTLTLSQNRGIRDFEHLLKEVHSENGHVVVVPDGYVIYYDFGDIFVRECIYTSDEGLMNILDYIGSIAGEKPIQWQMPKNNALKHLIPHIKEHERLEKPFMMARILHVETLLEAMADFLGTCIIKVIDDQILENNHTYKVEGQVSITQEAPDITLDTASLAQWLFGYDSLESLASIRPKVMIHQNHIVYPEYPIQNYFTALI; encoded by the coding sequence ATGATTAGAAGATTGAACGAAAATGATAAAGATAAAGCCATAAAATTATGGCAAGAAATATTCATAGAAGATGGGCCATCTCTGGTGGCCTATTATTTTGATACACATATTAAAATCGACCAAGTGGTAGGGTATTTGGAAGGGGATGTGCTTGTGGCTATGGCTCATCTAAACCCTTATCAGTTGATGTGGCAGGGTTGTCTTTATAACACCTATTATGTGGTTGGTGTGGCTACAAAACAATCCCATAGAAGGCAAGGCCTCATGAGAAAAATGATGACATGGGTATTAAGGGATCGGTATGAAGCAGGGGATGTCTTTTCAGTTCTAATGCCAATAGATTCAAGATTATATGATCAATTTGGTTATGGCTTTATACAAGACGTTGCCCTTTACAAGTTCAAATATGAGAACTTGAACCGAAAAAAGAGGACAGTGCCAAATGAAGTGATAGATGTAGAAACAAGTATTCAGCTGTTACCCATCTACAACACCTATAAGAAAACACTAACATTGTCTCAAAACAGAGGGATACGAGATTTTGAACATCTATTAAAAGAAGTGCATTCTGAGAACGGGCATGTGGTTGTTGTGCCCGATGGCTATGTTATTTATTATGATTTTGGGGATATTTTTGTTAGAGAATGCATTTATACATCCGATGAAGGTCTTATGAATATTCTAGATTACATAGGCAGTATAGCTGGGGAAAAGCCGATTCAGTGGCAGATGCCGAAAAACAACGCTTTAAAGCATCTTATTCCTCATATTAAAGAACATGAAAGATTGGAAAAACCTTTTATGATGGCCCGTATACTTCATGTTGAAACGCTACTAGAAGCCATGGCTGATTTTCTAGGCACATGTATCATCAAAGTCATCGACGATCAAATCCTAGAGAATAACCATACGTACAAGGTGGAAGGTCAAGTAAGTATAACTCAAGAAGCGCCGGATATTACGCTGGATACCGCGTCATTGGCTCAGTGGCTCTTTGGGTATGACAGTTTGGAATCACTCGCTAGTATTCGGCCAAAAGTCATGATCCATCAAAATCATATAGTATATCCTGAATATCCAATCCAAAATTATTTTACAGCATTGATTTAA
- the gltX gene encoding glutamate--tRNA ligase, whose product MSKIRTRFAPSPTGKMHVGNLRTALYAYLIAKHEGGDFLLRIEDTDQERLVEGAIEIINRTMAGTGLIHDEGPDKDGGFGPYIQSERVQAGIYKEHAMELLDKGEAYYCFCDKERLEQLRKTAEENKENFKYDKHCLDLTMDEIAEKLDADTPYVIRQNNPIKGKTVFKDVIYGEIAVDNIELDDMVLMKSDGYPTYNFANVVDDHLMEITHVVRGNEYLSSSPKYNRLYEAFGWDVPTYVHVPLITDENHKKLSKRSGHSSYEDLIDEGFLKDAIVNFIALLGWSPTDNREIFTLEELVEAFDYKHINKAPAVFDMKKFTWMNGEYIKNMDEATFLSYAMKEIDKVLFSDHLDKKTIALLTQPRIEKFNEIPGMIDFFEKVSDYNVDMYNHKRMKTSPQTALEDLPLLLPVLEAHETWTIESLHDLVMAYVEEKGMKNGRILWPLRTILSGKESTPGGAFDIAAILGKEESLKRIRTGLEKLKNDLNNL is encoded by the coding sequence ATGAGTAAAATTCGAACAAGATTTGCACCGAGTCCGACCGGTAAGATGCATGTTGGTAATCTAAGAACCGCTTTGTATGCTTACCTTATAGCGAAACATGAAGGTGGCGACTTCCTTCTTAGAATTGAAGATACAGACCAGGAGAGATTGGTTGAAGGTGCCATAGAGATCATCAATAGAACCATGGCAGGTACGGGTTTGATTCATGATGAAGGTCCGGATAAAGATGGTGGTTTTGGTCCATATATCCAGAGTGAGCGCGTACAAGCAGGTATATACAAAGAACATGCTATGGAGCTCCTTGACAAAGGAGAAGCGTACTATTGCTTCTGTGACAAAGAGCGACTGGAACAGCTTAGAAAAACGGCTGAGGAGAATAAAGAAAACTTTAAATACGACAAACATTGTCTGGATTTAACGATGGATGAGATTGCAGAAAAATTAGATGCAGATACGCCCTATGTCATAAGACAAAATAATCCAATCAAAGGCAAAACAGTTTTCAAAGATGTTATTTACGGAGAAATTGCCGTAGATAACATTGAGTTGGATGATATGGTTCTTATGAAATCTGATGGTTATCCAACGTATAATTTTGCCAACGTGGTCGATGACCATCTTATGGAAATCACTCATGTAGTAAGAGGCAACGAATACCTTTCTTCTTCACCGAAATACAACCGACTCTATGAAGCTTTTGGATGGGATGTACCGACTTATGTCCATGTGCCATTGATTACAGATGAGAACCATAAAAAACTATCAAAGCGTAGTGGTCACTCATCTTATGAAGATCTAATTGATGAAGGTTTTCTAAAGGATGCAATTGTGAATTTCATTGCACTCCTAGGTTGGTCACCTACGGACAATAGAGAAATATTTACATTAGAAGAATTAGTAGAGGCCTTTGATTATAAGCATATTAATAAAGCACCGGCGGTCTTTGATATGAAGAAGTTTACGTGGATGAATGGTGAGTATATCAAGAATATGGATGAAGCAACATTTTTGTCTTATGCCATGAAAGAAATCGATAAAGTCTTATTTAGTGACCATCTGGACAAGAAAACCATTGCCTTATTAACACAACCTAGAATTGAGAAGTTCAATGAGATACCGGGTATGATTGATTTCTTTGAAAAAGTGTCAGATTATAACGTAGATATGTATAACCACAAGCGAATGAAAACAAGTCCACAAACAGCTTTGGAGGATCTGCCTCTATTACTACCTGTATTGGAAGCTCATGAAACATGGACGATAGAGAGCCTACATGACTTGGTCATGGCATATGTTGAAGAAAAAGGTATGAAAAACGGGCGAATTCTATGGCCCCTTAGAACCATTCTATCAGGAAAAGAATCTACACCGGGTGGCGCATTCGATATCGCTGCTATTTTAGGAAAAGAAGAATCTTTGAAGCGTATAAGAACCGGTCTTGAAAAATTAAAAAATGATTTAAACAACCTTTAA